From one Longimicrobium sp. genomic stretch:
- a CDS encoding competence protein CoiA family protein gives DRIVPEAPGVEHLLVPVVAYRALPPRRRPRSFCPVCLERVWLKLGARNRPHYAHLAGSECAAARGEGALHHAAKVHLAEQLGRGGPLRVRPVCHRVPQERSTERCTAAPENTWPLEWDEVRVEHSLPSLRADLVLLRGGAIVAAVEVYASHAVDDDKAAKYRTLGLPWIEVPARGVLPDHGDAWTPDDPLPLLGDSRLHPQVWRCPRHEGLYRGLLEYERNGTHRVARRQVHVYRANAGRSSGENRCRAVGISMMERREEGEAAESWLERDDSGARIGSPVLGADRAETRRILHEQFGAWARGMRGAQGAVLDSPMRWLEAAEAPPASGHAYPQRLRWDAHAETFRGPPELPQLAWPALPAVPGAPHPVLGRSPHCWTETHRRGPIVHAVDGPVWLTLVAHAWTDAQGPAIRADVAAYVHDGGRWRTVEGAPFTATLRASDPPWHTLLPAIARALAPLDPDSLLDGAAVREAVAAQIGN, from the coding sequence GACCGGATCGTCCCCGAGGCGCCGGGCGTGGAGCACCTCCTCGTGCCCGTCGTCGCGTATCGCGCGCTCCCGCCGCGCCGCCGGCCGCGCAGCTTCTGCCCGGTGTGCCTGGAGCGGGTCTGGCTCAAGCTGGGAGCGCGCAACCGCCCCCACTACGCGCACCTGGCCGGCTCCGAGTGCGCCGCCGCCCGGGGCGAGGGGGCGCTGCACCACGCCGCCAAGGTGCACCTGGCCGAGCAGCTCGGGCGGGGCGGGCCGCTGCGCGTGCGCCCCGTCTGCCACCGCGTGCCGCAGGAGCGGAGCACGGAGCGCTGCACCGCCGCCCCCGAGAACACGTGGCCGCTGGAGTGGGACGAAGTGCGCGTGGAGCACTCCCTTCCCTCCCTGCGCGCCGACCTGGTGCTCCTGCGCGGCGGCGCCATCGTGGCGGCCGTGGAGGTCTACGCATCGCACGCGGTGGACGACGATAAGGCCGCCAAGTACCGCACCCTTGGGCTCCCCTGGATCGAGGTCCCCGCGCGCGGCGTCCTCCCAGACCACGGCGACGCGTGGACGCCGGACGATCCCCTCCCCCTCCTGGGCGACAGCCGCCTCCATCCGCAGGTGTGGCGCTGCCCGCGCCACGAGGGGCTGTACCGGGGGCTGCTGGAGTACGAGCGCAACGGCACCCACCGCGTGGCGCGCCGCCAGGTGCACGTCTACCGCGCCAACGCCGGCCGCAGCTCGGGCGAGAACCGCTGCCGCGCGGTGGGGATCTCCATGATGGAGCGGCGCGAGGAGGGTGAGGCCGCCGAGTCGTGGCTGGAGCGCGACGACAGCGGCGCGCGCATCGGCTCCCCCGTGCTGGGCGCCGACCGCGCCGAGACGCGGCGCATCCTGCACGAGCAGTTCGGCGCGTGGGCGCGCGGGATGCGCGGCGCGCAGGGTGCCGTGCTGGACAGCCCCATGCGCTGGCTGGAAGCCGCCGAAGCCCCACCCGCCTCCGGCCACGCCTACCCGCAGCGCCTGCGCTGGGACGCGCACGCCGAGACCTTTCGCGGCCCGCCGGAGCTTCCGCAGCTCGCCTGGCCCGCGCTCCCCGCCGTTCCCGGCGCGCCGCACCCGGTCCTCGGCCGCTCGCCGCACTGCTGGACCGAGACGCACCGCAGGGGGCCCATCGTCCACGCGGTCGACGGCCCCGTCTGGCTGACCCTGGTCGCGCACGCATGGACGGACGCGCAGGGCCCCGCCATCCGCGCCGACGTCGCCGCGTACGTCCACGACGGCGGCCGCTGGCGCACCGTGGAAGGCGCCCCCTTCACCGCCACCCTCCGCGCGTCCGATCCGCCCTGGCACACGCTCCTCCCCGCCATCGCCCGCGCCCTCGCCCCGCTCGACCCCGACTCGCTGCTGGACGGCGCCGCCGTGCGCGAAGCCGTGGCGGCCCAGATCGGAAACTGA
- a CDS encoding outer membrane beta-barrel protein, with the protein MTVRSMFAISLFALAAGATDAASQARSTTAGFHLGAALNGSSVKVDVEDEETGLESERENGAGISLTAGYNFTPQFGLLINLTGANVSSDGGDFGLGHADLAGRFSIANPASALVPYLELGISSIALVDEDEESGDDVTISGTGFTGAAGLNYFFSPKLALDANVRFTMGELDTLKIGGESVTTDDGIDATTARINIGISWFPGGGR; encoded by the coding sequence ATGACCGTTCGTTCCATGTTCGCGATCTCCCTGTTCGCGCTCGCCGCCGGCGCCACCGATGCCGCGTCGCAGGCCCGTTCCACCACCGCCGGCTTCCACCTCGGCGCCGCGCTCAACGGCTCCTCCGTCAAAGTGGACGTAGAGGACGAAGAGACCGGCCTCGAGAGCGAGCGCGAGAACGGCGCCGGGATCAGCCTGACGGCGGGGTACAACTTCACTCCGCAGTTCGGCCTTCTCATCAACCTCACCGGCGCCAACGTCAGCTCCGACGGTGGCGACTTCGGGCTGGGCCACGCCGACCTGGCGGGGCGCTTCTCGATCGCCAACCCGGCGAGCGCGCTCGTGCCGTACCTGGAGCTCGGCATCTCCAGCATCGCGCTGGTGGACGAGGACGAGGAGAGCGGCGACGACGTGACGATCTCCGGCACCGGCTTCACGGGCGCGGCGGGGCTCAACTACTTCTTCAGCCCGAAGCTGGCGCTGGACGCCAACGTGCGCTTCACCATGGGCGAGCTGGACACGCTCAAGATCGGCGGCGAGTCGGTGACCACCGACGACGGCATCGACGCGACGACGGCCCGCATCAACATCGGCATCTCGTGGTTCCCGGGCGGCGGGCGCTAA